The proteins below are encoded in one region of Caulobacter henricii:
- a CDS encoding response regulator yields MATILIVEDEVFVLQAAEWAVEDMGHSPLMASDLTEALAHLSASGSIDALFVDIRLRALARGGYDVANQAIRIRPDLRVLYTSGTPLNTEMASLFVNGGQFLAKPYTPEDLGTSLGSLLETLGQ; encoded by the coding sequence ATGGCGACGATCCTGATCGTCGAGGACGAGGTTTTCGTCCTGCAGGCTGCGGAGTGGGCGGTGGAGGACATGGGTCACAGCCCCCTGATGGCCAGTGATCTGACCGAGGCCCTGGCCCACCTGTCGGCGTCGGGTTCGATCGACGCGCTGTTTGTCGACATCCGCCTGCGGGCCCTGGCCCGGGGCGGATACGACGTTGCCAATCAGGCGATCAGGATCAGGCCGGACCTGCGGGTTCTCTACACCTCCGGCACGCCGCTCAACACCGAGATGGCGAGCCTGTTCGTGAATGGGGGCCAGTTCCTGGCGAAGCCCTACACGCCTGAGGACCTGGGCACGTCGCTCGGTTCGTTGCTCGAAACCCTGGGCCAGTAG
- a CDS encoding PAS domain S-box protein, with protein MPISKSGRPAGKFASQGEDLAAHRQTEESIVAAGALQSAIFNSANFSSIATDARGVIQIFNVGAERMLGYTAAEVMNTITPADISDPQELIARAKALSAELATPITPGFEALVFKASRGIEDIYELTYIRKDGTRFPAVVSVTALRDAPGTIIGYLLIGTDNTARKLVEEEQKKSDQRLRDQQFYTRSLIESNIDALMTTDPSGIITDVNKQMEALTGCTRDELIGAPFKDCFTDPDRAEAGIKRVLSEKSVTDYELTARARDGKQTVVSYNATTFYDRKRTLQGVFAAARDVTERKRVEAELQQAKADAESASRTKSDFLASMSHEIRTPMNSIMGIADLLAKTALTPEQDKYVQIFRRSGDNLLNLINDILDLSKVEASQLDLERTGFSLTDHLEKVIEMVAPRAAQKGLSLVWMIAPDVSNDLVGDPARLRQVLLNLLGNAIKFTLTGRVSLSVERDQDGSNPTDLRFTVVDTGIGIPGDKLRQVFERFTQADSSTTRRFGGSGLGLTISKQLVELMGGRIWVESEIEVGSRFGFSVPLAIWADADRPKLAPRDADADVPQPRLRILLAEDSPDNRTIALAYLADTPHRVDVAETGAIACAMVEACRYDLVLMDRQMPVMDGLTATRTIRAWEAANDRPLTPIIALTASALKGDRETCLAAGCTAYLTKPIKQDVLLHAIREHSTLKVPAATASPAEDQTRPAARKLAARRPAYLLNCRQTAIDLDAALAGLDFETVILLGHNLRGSGGAFGFQAITDLGAGLEAAGERRDGAATRAGVMALSAFLDQAEAAPSAA; from the coding sequence ATCCCGATATCAAAATCTGGACGCCCCGCCGGCAAGTTCGCCAGTCAGGGCGAGGACCTGGCAGCCCATCGCCAGACTGAAGAATCGATCGTTGCGGCCGGCGCCCTGCAGAGCGCCATCTTCAACAGTGCCAATTTCTCCAGCATCGCCACCGACGCGCGGGGGGTCATCCAGATCTTCAATGTCGGGGCCGAGAGGATGCTGGGCTACACGGCCGCCGAGGTGATGAACACGATCACCCCCGCCGACATCTCCGATCCCCAGGAGCTGATCGCCCGGGCCAAGGCCCTCAGCGCCGAACTGGCGACCCCGATCACGCCGGGCTTTGAGGCCCTGGTTTTCAAGGCCTCTCGCGGGATCGAAGACATCTATGAGCTGACCTATATCCGCAAGGACGGGACCCGGTTTCCGGCCGTGGTCTCGGTAACGGCCCTGCGTGACGCCCCGGGTACGATCATCGGCTATCTGCTGATCGGCACCGACAACACGGCTCGCAAGCTGGTGGAGGAGGAGCAGAAGAAGTCTGACCAGCGCCTTCGCGACCAGCAGTTTTATACGCGCTCTCTGATCGAATCCAACATCGACGCCCTGATGACGACCGACCCGTCGGGCATCATCACCGACGTCAACAAGCAGATGGAAGCCCTGACCGGCTGCACCCGCGACGAGCTGATCGGCGCGCCGTTCAAGGACTGTTTCACCGATCCCGACCGCGCCGAGGCCGGCATCAAGCGGGTGCTGAGCGAGAAATCCGTCACCGACTACGAGCTGACCGCCCGGGCCCGCGACGGCAAGCAGACGGTCGTCTCCTACAACGCCACCACCTTTTATGATCGCAAGCGGACCCTGCAGGGCGTCTTCGCGGCGGCCCGCGATGTCACCGAGCGCAAGCGGGTCGAGGCCGAGCTGCAGCAGGCCAAGGCCGATGCCGAAAGCGCCAGCCGCACCAAGTCCGACTTCCTGGCCAGCATGAGCCACGAGATCCGGACCCCGATGAACTCGATCATGGGGATCGCCGACCTGCTGGCCAAGACCGCCCTGACGCCCGAGCAGGACAAGTACGTCCAGATCTTCCGCCGCTCGGGCGACAATTTGCTCAACCTGATCAATGATATCCTCGATCTCTCCAAGGTCGAGGCCTCGCAGCTGGACCTGGAGCGGACGGGTTTTTCCCTGACGGATCATCTGGAGAAGGTGATCGAGATGGTCGCACCGCGCGCCGCCCAGAAGGGCCTGTCCCTGGTCTGGATGATCGCACCCGACGTCAGCAACGACCTGGTCGGCGACCCGGCCCGGCTAAGGCAGGTGCTGCTCAACCTGCTGGGCAATGCCATCAAGTTCACCCTGACCGGGCGGGTGTCCCTGTCGGTGGAGCGTGACCAGGATGGATCCAATCCCACCGACCTGCGATTCACGGTCGTGGACACCGGAATCGGCATCCCGGGCGACAAGTTGCGGCAGGTGTTCGAACGCTTCACCCAGGCCGATTCCTCCACGACCCGCCGGTTCGGCGGTTCGGGGCTGGGCCTGACCATCTCCAAACAGCTCGTCGAGCTGATGGGCGGGCGGATCTGGGTCGAGAGCGAGATCGAGGTCGGGAGCCGTTTCGGCTTTTCCGTGCCGCTCGCCATCTGGGCCGACGCTGATCGGCCCAAACTGGCCCCGCGGGACGCGGATGCCGATGTCCCCCAGCCCCGGCTTCGGATCCTTCTGGCCGAGGACTCGCCGGACAATCGCACCATCGCCCTGGCCTATCTGGCCGACACGCCCCATCGCGTCGACGTGGCCGAGACCGGCGCGATCGCCTGCGCCATGGTGGAGGCCTGCCGCTACGATCTGGTGCTGATGGATCGCCAGATGCCGGTCATGGACGGTCTCACGGCCACGCGCACCATTCGGGCCTGGGAGGCCGCCAATGACCGGCCACTGACGCCGATCATTGCCCTGACGGCCTCTGCCCTGAAGGGGGATCGCGAGACCTGTCTGGCCGCCGGCTGCACGGCCTATCTGACCAAGCCCATCAAGCAGGACGTCCTGCTGCATGCGATCCGGGAACATTCCACCCTGAAGGTGCCGGCGGCTACGGCAAGCCCCGCCGAAGACCAGACCAGACCGGCGGCGCGAAAACTGGCCGCGCGTAGGCCCGCCTATCTGCTGAACTGCCGGCAGACCGCGATTGACCTGGACGCCGCCCTGGCCGGCCTGGACTTCGAGACTGTCATCCTTCTCGGCCACAATCTGAGGGGGTCCGGCGGGGCCTTCGGCTTTCAGGCCATCACGGACCTCGGGGCTGGGCTGGAAGCTGCAGGCGAGCGGCGTGATGGAGCCGCCACCCGTGCGGGGGTCATGGCTCTGTCCGCGTTTCTGGATCAGGCCGAGGCCGCGCCTTCAGCGGCCTGA
- a CDS encoding Gfo/Idh/MocA family protein, with amino-acid sequence MTQAIQQAAVLRAGVVGAGVFGGYHAKKYVELPGVDLVAVFDIDLARAAALAEPLGATPYDDMAAFLAAVDVVTVATPAVHHAGAALAALKAGKPVYSEKPLAVTPQDADAMVAAALKAGVPLACGHQERVVFRAMGLLDIPEQPLRLEAVRRGTPSDRNLDVSVVLDLMIHDIDLALALCAAEPVTVEGEGAITRSDSLDWVKVEATFENGFTAVFDASRVAEARERTMKVVYPSGEVEIDFLARTFRNTTPFPLIEDFTGTPAGKDPLGLSVAGFLAAVRGETPRPVVTGEEAARALDLALAVEQAAEGH; translated from the coding sequence ATGACCCAAGCGATCCAGCAAGCTGCCGTCCTCAGGGCCGGCGTCGTCGGTGCCGGCGTGTTCGGCGGCTACCATGCCAAGAAATATGTCGAACTGCCCGGCGTCGATCTTGTCGCGGTATTCGACATCGACCTGGCCCGCGCTGCGGCCCTTGCTGAGCCCCTGGGCGCGACGCCCTATGACGACATGGCCGCCTTTCTGGCCGCCGTCGACGTGGTGACCGTGGCCACGCCCGCGGTCCACCACGCAGGCGCAGCCCTGGCGGCCCTGAAGGCGGGCAAGCCGGTCTATTCCGAAAAGCCCCTGGCCGTGACCCCGCAGGACGCCGACGCCATGGTCGCCGCCGCCCTGAAGGCTGGTGTGCCCCTGGCCTGCGGTCACCAGGAGCGGGTGGTGTTCCGGGCCATGGGCCTGCTCGACATCCCCGAACAGCCCCTGCGCCTCGAAGCCGTGCGGCGCGGCACGCCCTCGGACCGCAATCTCGACGTCTCGGTGGTGCTGGACCTGATGATCCATGACATCGACCTGGCCCTGGCCCTCTGCGCGGCCGAGCCGGTGACTGTGGAAGGCGAGGGCGCAATCACCCGTTCGGACTCCCTGGACTGGGTCAAGGTCGAGGCCACTTTCGAAAACGGCTTCACCGCCGTGTTCGACGCTTCGCGGGTGGCCGAGGCGCGCGAACGGACCATGAAGGTCGTCTATCCTTCCGGTGAGGTCGAGATCGACTTCCTGGCCCGCACTTTCCGCAATACGACGCCGTTCCCGCTGATCGAGGACTTCACCGGAACCCCTGCGGGCAAGGATCCGCTGGGTCTCAGCGTGGCCGGCTTCCTGGCCGCTGTGCGTGGCGAGACCCCGCGCCCGGTGGTGACGGGGGAGGAGGCGGCGCGGGCGCTGGATCTTGCCCTCGCGGTCGAGCAGGCGGCTGAAGGGCACTAA
- the ilvD gene encoding dihydroxy-acid dehydratase — MTRKPDGSWDKSKLPSRHVTEGPSRAPHRSYYYAMGLGTRDIAQPFVGVASCWNEAAPCNTALMRQAHAVSKGVKAAGGTPREFCTITVTDGIAMGHEGMRSSLVSRDCIADSVELTMRGHGYDALVGVAGCDKSLPGMMMAMLRLNVPSVFLYGGSILPGRWQGKDVTVVDVFEGVGMHSAGKMTLEDLCDLETHACPSDGACGGQFTANTMACVSEAIGLALPLSASLPAPYLSRDEYAVASGEAVMRLIESNLRPRDICTRKAFENAAVVVAATGGSTNGGLHLPAMAHECGIEFTLRDVAEIFKRTPYLADLKPGGQFVAKDMGEAGGMPVLLKTLLEGGHIHGDCMTVTGKTIAENLKDVKWRDDQVVIRPVSNPLSPTGGVVGLWGSLAPDGAIVKVAGMTSHRSHRGPARCFEGEDACFAAVEAGDYKDGDVLVIRYEGPKGGPGMREMLSTTAALAGQGRGDKVALITDGRFSGGTRGLCIGHVGPEAQAGGPIALIQDGDIINIDSDAGILDLEVEPEELARRKAAWSPRKTNYNSGAIWKFAQLVGPAHLGATTHPGADGETHIYADL, encoded by the coding sequence ATGACCAGGAAACCTGACGGAAGCTGGGACAAGTCCAAACTGCCGAGCCGGCATGTGACCGAAGGTCCGTCGCGCGCGCCGCACCGCTCCTATTATTACGCCATGGGTCTCGGCACCCGTGACATCGCCCAGCCCTTTGTCGGTGTCGCCTCCTGCTGGAACGAAGCGGCCCCCTGCAACACGGCCCTGATGCGCCAGGCCCATGCCGTCTCCAAGGGCGTCAAGGCGGCCGGTGGCACGCCGCGCGAGTTCTGCACCATCACCGTCACCGACGGCATCGCCATGGGTCACGAGGGCATGCGCTCCTCGCTGGTCAGCCGCGACTGCATCGCCGACTCGGTGGAACTGACCATGCGGGGCCACGGCTATGATGCCCTGGTAGGCGTGGCCGGCTGCGACAAGAGCCTGCCGGGCATGATGATGGCCATGCTGCGCCTGAACGTGCCGTCGGTGTTCCTTTATGGCGGTTCGATCCTGCCCGGCCGCTGGCAAGGCAAGGACGTCACCGTGGTCGACGTGTTCGAGGGCGTCGGCATGCACTCGGCCGGCAAGATGACGCTGGAAGACCTGTGCGACCTGGAAACCCATGCCTGTCCGTCGGACGGCGCCTGCGGCGGCCAGTTCACCGCCAACACCATGGCCTGCGTCTCTGAAGCCATCGGTCTGGCCCTTCCGCTGTCGGCCTCGCTGCCCGCGCCCTATCTGAGCCGCGACGAATATGCCGTGGCCTCGGGCGAGGCGGTGATGCGGCTGATCGAGAGCAATCTGCGTCCGCGTGACATCTGCACCCGCAAGGCCTTCGAGAACGCCGCCGTGGTCGTGGCGGCCACCGGCGGCTCGACCAATGGTGGCCTGCACCTGCCGGCCATGGCCCATGAGTGCGGCATCGAGTTCACGCTGCGCGACGTCGCCGAGATCTTCAAGCGCACGCCCTATCTGGCCGATCTGAAGCCCGGCGGTCAGTTCGTAGCCAAGGACATGGGCGAGGCCGGCGGCATGCCGGTTCTGCTCAAGACCCTGCTGGAAGGCGGCCACATCCACGGCGACTGCATGACGGTGACCGGCAAGACGATCGCCGAGAACCTCAAGGACGTGAAATGGCGCGACGACCAGGTGGTGATCCGCCCGGTCTCCAACCCGCTGTCGCCGACCGGCGGCGTGGTGGGCCTGTGGGGCTCGCTGGCTCCGGACGGGGCCATCGTCAAGGTGGCCGGCATGACTTCGCACCGCAGCCATCGCGGCCCGGCCCGCTGCTTCGAGGGCGAGGACGCCTGTTTCGCCGCCGTTGAGGCGGGCGACTACAAGGACGGCGACGTCCTGGTCATTCGCTATGAAGGCCCCAAGGGCGGCCCGGGCATGCGCGAGATGCTGTCGACCACGGCGGCCCTGGCCGGCCAGGGCCGCGGCGACAAGGTGGCCCTGATCACCGACGGCCGTTTCTCGGGCGGCACGCGCGGCCTGTGCATCGGCCATGTCGGCCCCGAGGCCCAGGCCGGTGGTCCCATCGCCCTGATCCAGGACGGCGACATCATCAATATCGACTCCGATGCCGGCATTCTGGATCTGGAGGTCGAGCCGGAAGAGCTGGCGCGCCGCAAGGCCGCCTGGTCGCCGCGCAAGACCAACTACAACAGCGGTGCCATCTGGAAGTTCGCCCAGCTGGTGGGCCCGGCCCACCTGGGCGCCACCACCCATCCGGGCGCGGATGGCGAGACCCACATCTACGCCGATCTGTAA
- a CDS encoding NADP-dependent oxidoreductase, whose amino-acid sequence MTTSREIRLKSRPVGVPTQADFELATVEVAAPGPGEVQVKNLWMSVDPYMRGRMYDRASYVPPFELGKALQGGAIGQIVASNDPEFAVGDIVNSMFGWREVFNVSPAAIKAAGGAMGALTKIDTHGLPPQAFLGILGMPGMTAYAGLLRVAALKDGDVVFVSAAAGAVGSVVCQIAKLKGHTVIGSAGGPEKVAFLKSIGVDHVIDYKATPDVVAELAKVAPKGIDVYFENVGGVHLEAAINSARPFARFALCGMISQYNETGKPVGPSNIIQAVGKSLRMEGFIVSNHYDLYPAFARDMAEWIKAGKLTWKETVEDGIARAPDAFIKLFAGENLGKMLVKLG is encoded by the coding sequence ATGACCACCTCGCGCGAAATTCGCCTCAAGAGCCGCCCGGTGGGCGTTCCTACCCAAGCCGACTTCGAACTGGCCACTGTTGAGGTCGCCGCACCCGGCCCCGGTGAGGTCCAGGTCAAGAATCTGTGGATGTCGGTCGACCCCTACATGCGCGGCCGCATGTACGATCGGGCCAGCTATGTGCCGCCCTTCGAACTGGGCAAGGCCCTGCAGGGCGGCGCCATCGGTCAGATCGTCGCCTCGAACGATCCCGAGTTCGCCGTCGGTGACATCGTCAATTCCATGTTCGGCTGGCGGGAAGTGTTCAACGTCTCGCCCGCAGCCATCAAGGCGGCCGGCGGCGCGATGGGCGCCCTGACCAAGATCGACACCCACGGCCTGCCGCCCCAGGCCTTCCTGGGCATCCTCGGCATGCCAGGCATGACCGCCTATGCGGGCCTGCTGCGCGTGGCAGCCCTGAAGGACGGCGACGTCGTGTTCGTCTCGGCCGCCGCAGGAGCCGTCGGCTCGGTGGTCTGCCAGATCGCCAAGCTGAAGGGTCACACCGTGATCGGCTCGGCCGGCGGCCCGGAAAAGGTCGCCTTCCTCAAGTCGATCGGCGTCGATCACGTCATCGATTACAAGGCCACCCCCGACGTGGTCGCCGAGCTCGCCAAGGTCGCGCCCAAGGGCATCGACGTCTATTTCGAGAATGTCGGCGGCGTGCATCTGGAAGCGGCCATCAATTCGGCCCGCCCCTTCGCCCGCTTCGCCCTGTGCGGAATGATCTCGCAGTATAATGAGACCGGCAAACCGGTCGGCCCGTCCAACATCATCCAGGCCGTCGGCAAGAGCCTACGCATGGAGGGGTTCATCGTCTCCAACCACTATGACCTCTACCCGGCCTTCGCCCGCGACATGGCCGAGTGGATCAAGGCCGGCAAGCTGACCTGGAAAGAGACCGTCGAGGACGGGATCGCGCGCGCGCCCGACGCCTTCATCAAGCTGTTTGCCGGCGAGAACCTGGGCAAGATGCTGGTGAAGCTGGGCTAA
- a CDS encoding class I adenylate-forming enzyme family protein — protein MLYSRICEFALRRPEKTAIIYADQLINYATFAGCITSAIKFLSQFDVAAGSTVAVIARNIAHAWFVGIAARAKGLHTISARSLAEIPRNIGVSAVLRVESDGEVASGCGDEFEKLPQISFPSLWRTIKEFDASDVNLGHLECGDHLLFTSGTTGSGKGVVLSGEQEDLRNAFRAATLGLDESSIFHGMSFGVWTGAGYKQPSAVWHVGGTVIFDQRSNQLFNYAAKESDQVALLPADILQLMKSPQAGDLKPSDTLISLSSGFVTKRMMEFIRARMSRNIILRYSATELIDVPLSRRDDGGDDFHWLDVAPGCVVEIVDAQGDVVPVDVEGTLRIRLKAYDPQGYLGDDRASAAVFRDGCFYPGDMAVRRPDGRVRIVGRVVDVINLHGHKWAVAPLEALIQDELSAEDVCLFIHNTAEGDEEMIVAVQSQVRPSEGAVERIKARFSGIDRLRVETMAEFPRSDSGTRKVQRSVLKAMLTAK, from the coding sequence TTGTTGTACAGTAGAATATGTGAGTTTGCTCTTCGACGACCTGAAAAAACTGCAATCATATATGCTGATCAACTCATCAATTACGCGACCTTCGCGGGCTGCATAACAAGTGCCATAAAGTTTTTGTCCCAATTCGATGTGGCGGCAGGGAGTACTGTCGCCGTTATCGCGCGCAATATTGCTCACGCCTGGTTTGTTGGAATAGCAGCCCGAGCGAAGGGCCTGCACACTATATCAGCGCGATCCTTGGCTGAAATCCCCAGGAACATTGGTGTTTCGGCTGTTTTGCGTGTCGAAAGCGATGGAGAGGTTGCTTCAGGTTGCGGTGATGAATTTGAGAAACTGCCACAGATTTCTTTTCCTTCGCTCTGGAGAACGATCAAGGAATTTGACGCTTCAGACGTGAATTTGGGTCATCTGGAATGTGGTGACCACCTGCTCTTTACATCCGGAACAACGGGCTCGGGTAAGGGCGTTGTTCTCAGCGGTGAACAGGAAGATCTTCGCAACGCTTTTCGCGCCGCGACGCTTGGCCTTGATGAATCCAGTATCTTTCATGGCATGAGTTTTGGCGTCTGGACGGGCGCGGGCTACAAGCAGCCGTCAGCAGTATGGCATGTCGGCGGCACAGTCATCTTCGATCAGAGATCGAACCAATTGTTCAACTACGCCGCAAAAGAGTCCGATCAGGTCGCTCTCCTGCCGGCGGATATTCTGCAGTTGATGAAGTCGCCCCAAGCCGGTGACCTCAAACCCAGTGACACCCTCATTTCACTCTCCAGCGGTTTCGTGACGAAGCGGATGATGGAGTTCATTCGCGCCCGGATGTCGCGCAACATCATTCTTCGATACAGCGCGACTGAGTTGATCGACGTGCCGCTGTCGCGCCGGGATGACGGTGGCGATGATTTCCACTGGCTGGATGTTGCGCCGGGCTGCGTGGTTGAAATCGTCGATGCCCAGGGCGACGTCGTGCCGGTGGACGTGGAAGGGACACTCAGAATCCGGCTGAAAGCCTATGATCCTCAGGGGTATCTGGGTGATGACCGCGCTTCCGCTGCCGTGTTCCGCGACGGCTGCTTCTATCCGGGCGACATGGCCGTGCGCCGGCCGGATGGACGCGTCAGAATTGTTGGGCGGGTTGTCGATGTGATCAATCTCCATGGCCACAAGTGGGCCGTGGCCCCGCTGGAGGCCTTGATCCAGGACGAGTTGTCGGCCGAAGACGTTTGCCTCTTCATCCACAACACGGCGGAGGGCGATGAGGAGATGATCGTCGCGGTCCAATCCCAGGTCCGTCCGTCAGAGGGCGCGGTGGAGCGGATCAAGGCCAGGTTCTCGGGCATCGACAGGCTCAGGGTCGAGACGATGGCCGAGTTTCCGCGCTCCGACTCGGGAACCCGAAAGGTCCAGAGGTCAGTCCTCAAGGCCATGCTGACGGCGAAATGA